The genomic region GCACGGCCAGCGCCCGAGCACGGCGCTCAGGCCGGAACCACCACCGCCTCGCGGAGCAGGCGGCGGGCCAGGACGAGCCGGTCGGCGTCGTCGGGCAGGCCGGGCAGGTCGCCGACCCGGGTGACCGGCCCGGTGAGCAGCGCGTCCACCGCGGGCCCGCACTGCGCGGGCAGCGCGATCGTACGATCGAACAGGCGCAGGCCGACCCGGTCGGCGTCCTGCGCGACGAGCTGCCAGCGCAATCCGGCGCGCGGGCTGAGCCGGGCGTCGGCGTCGAGGGCGGCGAGCGCGGCGGCCTGGGCGAGCGGCCGGATCGGTGCCGGCCGAGCCGCCGGCCACGCGCGCTGCCGCAACCGGCCCGCCACCGCGACCGGGTCGGCCCGCAGCAGCCAGTCCCGCAGCGCCTCGACGGTCTCGGTGAGCTCCGGTTCGACGGCGTCGGGGTCGGCCACGTCGATGCCGAACGGCAGGCTCGCCCGCAGCCGGCGGTCCTCCGCCGCGAGCGCCAGCAGCTCCTCGACGAGCGCGTAGCGGGTCAGCGCGCGGATGCCCACCGTCAGATGCAGCGAGCTGGTCTCCTGCGCCTGCGCGCTGTGCAGCCATCCGCGGGGCAGGTAGAGGGCGTCGCCCGGGGCGAGGACCACGTCCAGCGCGGCCGGTCCCTGTGCGGTGGCGCCGACCTCGTCGGCCCGGCCGCCCCACGGCTGCCGCTCCAGGGGGTCGGGCAGCACCGGCGGGTGGATGCGCCAGTGCTTGCGGCCGTCCACCTGGAGCACGAAGACGTCGTGGGTGTCGTAGTGGGTGGCGAAGCCCTGGTTTCCCGGCGGGGTCAGGTAGGCGTTGACCTGCAGCGGCTGGCCAAGCGCGAGACCGAGGTCGCGGGCGAAGTCGATCAGCGCCGGCCAGGTGCGGTGCAGGCCCTGGAGCACCAGCGTCGCGCCACCGGCGTACTGCTCCAGCACCCGCTCGTCGAGCACCTGGTCGCCGATCTCCGCACCGGCCCCGCCGCCGCCGGTCCAGCGTGCGGACGGGACCAGGTCGCCGTCCTTGGCGATCCGCAGGAACGGGGTGCGCAGGCCGCGCCGGCTGAGCAGCTCGTCGGCGTCCGCCGGGCTGAACAGGTCGGTGAAGCCGGCCGCGTTGGGCAGCTCGTCGGCGCGGGACAGCAGCGGTGTCTGGCCCCAGTGCGCGGCCGCGAACTTCGCCGGCTCGACGGACACGCAGCGGGCCAGCGCCTCGGCCGCGCTGACGGACGAGACCGCCGGGCGGCCGTGGCCGCCCGGCGGGTCGATGTGCGTCACGACGGGCCGTTACCGGGCGCTGCCGTCGGCGCCGCCGTCCTGCTTGCCCGGGGTCGCGCCGCCGTCGGCCGGGCCCTCGGCGCCACCGTCGGCGCCGCCGTCCTGCTTACCCGGGGTCGCGCCGCCGTCGGCCGGGCCCTCCGCGCCCTGGTCGGCGCCGCGATCGAAGCCGCGCTCGGCGCCCTGGTCGGCGCCACCGTCCGCGCCACCGTCGCGCTGGCCGGGGGTCGCGCCGCCGTCGGCCGGACCTTCGGCGCCGGCGGCGCCGCTGGTGGTCATGTCGTCGTCGTTGAGTGCCATCGGTGCTCCCTAGTGCCGCCCCCGCCGTACGCCGGGGTCCGTCGTCCAGCGGTTGGTACCCCACGCGATCTTCTCTAACCCACCGTAGACGGCCGGAACGGTCGACACGGGCGCTTCGCCGGACCGCCTCCGGACCGGCTCGGCCCCGGCGCCGCGGCGTCCGGCACGGGATGCGGCGGGGGTCGCGCGGTGCCACGATGAAGCGGATGATCCTGGTGGGCACCTCCGGCTGGCAGTACCGCGACTGGCGGGAGCGGTTCTATCCGGCGGGGCTGCCGCAGCGGCTCTGGCTGGAGCACTTCGCCGAGCGGTTCGCCACGGTGGAGGTCAACAACGCGTTCTACCGGCTGCCGGAGCGGGACACCTTCGCCGCCTGGCGGGCGCGGACCCCGGACGACTTCTGTGTGGCGGTGAAGATGAGCCGCTATCTGACCCACGTCAAGCGGCTGCGGGAGCCGGCCGAACCCGTGGCCCGGTTCCTCGACCGGGCCACCGCGCTCGGCGACCGGCTCGGCCCGGTGCTGCTGCAGCTGCCGCCTAACCTGCCCGCCGACGTACCGGCGCTGGACGCCACGCTGCGCCTGTTCCCCGCCGACGTCCGGGTGGCGGTGGAGCCGCGCCACCCGTCCTGGTGGACCGCGGCCACCCGGACGGCGCTGGAGCGGCGGCGGGCGGCGCTGGTCTGGGCGGACCGGCGTGGCCGGCCGGTCGCCCCGCTGTGGCGGACCACCGACTTCGGTTACCTGCGGCTGCACGAGGGGCGGGCCCGACCGCACCCGCGCTACGGGCGGGCGGCGCTCGCCTCCTGGGTGCGCCGCGTCGCCGACACGTTCGGCGACGTGCCGGCGTACGTCTACTTCAACAACGACCCGGGCGGCGCGGCCGTCGTGGACGCGACCGTCTTCGCCGACCTGGCCCGCCACGTCGGGCACCCGGTGGGCCGGGTGCCCGTGGCGTGATCCTCGGCCCGCCCCGGGTCCGGGGCGGGCCGGGGCGTCACGGCATCATCTTGGCCAGGCTCCGCGGCATGGTGTCCTTGACCTCCTGCCACTCGCCCTGGGTGACGTGCTGGCGCAGGGTGTCCAGCACCACCTGCACCACCCGCTCGGTGCCGCCCTCCACGTCGTACGGGAAGCCCTGCCGGACCTCGTAGAGGAAGTCGTCACGGTTCAGCTTGACCGGCACGTCCGACGGCTTCCACCCGTCGAAGTAGATGCCGCGCACCAGGATCGGCAGTTGCTGGGCGAACTCGACGCTCTCCTGCACCGGCATCCGGTCCCGCAGCAGGTGCAGCACGGTCCGCAACGCGGCGTAGGACTGGTTGCGCTGCTCCTTCGGCCAGCCGTAGGCGTTCTCGATGTCCTTCAGGATCAGGTTCGTCTTGTCCAGCGAGGACTCGAACGCCGATATCAACTGCTCAGCCATCTTCCCACCCCCGTTCCTCGGTTTCCCAGCGTCGGTCGTCGTTGCGTCGCGGCGGCCCCGCCGGGCCGGGCCGCGCCCGCACCGGACTCCGCCGGCCGGCCCGCAGGCCCTGCCGGGGGTCGCCGGACGCGCCGACCACGTGCAGGACGGCACCCCGCCGGGGATCCGCCACCACCCGAGCCGTCATTCCCGGTCACCTCCTCGTGGTGCGCCGGTCGGGTCCGCGACGCCGACCGCACGCACCTTCCACGCTGCCGCCGCGGCGGGTGACCCGGCCTCACCCCGGCAGGATGAGCTGGCTCAGTCGGTGCCGAGCAGCCCGGCGAGGGTGGCGGCGTTGGTCTGTGCGTAGTCGCGGTAGCAGTTGTTCATGAGCACGTGTGTCCGCTCGGTGGAGTCGGCCAGCTCGCGCAGTCGGGGCGCCCAGTCCCGCAGCTCACGGTCGGCGTAGCGGTAGCCGAACTTCTCGTGGATGTCGGTGCTGGTCCACTTGTCGCTGTGCCCGTGGAAACGCACCACCGCGAGGTCCGCGGTGGCGGCCAGCACCGGCGGCACCGACGAGCGGTGCCCCTGCGGCATGTCCACGCAGACGTACGGCAGCCGGTGCTTGCGCAGGAACGCCAGCGTCTCGTCGCGGTTGGCCCCGTCGAACCAGGAGGCGTGCCGGAACTCGTAGACCGGGCGCAGCGGGTCGCAGCGCTTCGCCACCTCGAGCAGGTACTGCTTGTTCTCCCGCTTGATGGTGAACCAGGGCGGGAACTGGAACAGCAGGGCGCCGAGCTTGCCCGCCTCGACCAGCGGGTCTAGGGCGGAGAGGAAGCGCGTCCACACCTCCTCGTATGCCTGGGCGGGCAGGGCGTCCGGGTAGATGTTGCGCTTGTCCGTCTCCGGGCGCAGGTCCTTGTAGAGGGCGCTGACCTTGGTCGGGTGACCGGTCAGCAGGCTGAACGCCTTGATGTTGAAGGTGAAGCCGGCGGGCGTGCGCTCGGCCCACAGCTTCGCGGTCCGCTCGGCCGGTGGCGAGTAGTAGGTGGCGTCCACCTCGACCAGTGGGAACTGGCGGGCGTAGTACGCGAGCCGCTTCTCCGGCGTGTCGGCCGTCTGCGGGTACCAGCCGGAGTCCAACAGGGTCCGGTCGGTCCAGGAGGCGGTGCCCACCTTGATGTCACCCATGGGTGGAGTCCACCGCGCTCCGGGCCGACCGGCAACCGCTGGCGTTGGTCAGGCCGCCCGACGCTCCCGGGTCTGCTTGCACGACACGCAGGTCGTGGCGGAGGGGAAGATTTCCAGCCGTTCCACCGGGATCGGCGCCGAGCAGCCCTCGCAGAAGCCGTACGTGCCCTCCTCCAGCCGGCCCAGCGCGTGCTCGTACTGGGCGCGACGGTCGAGGATGGTGCGCAGGAGGGACTGCGCGGTGTCCCGCTCCGCGGTCTTCGTGCCGCTGTCGGCCTGGTCGTCGCCGGCGGTGTCGCCCACCTCCACCAGCCGCAACACCTGGCTCTGCAGCACCGCCTGCTCGTACTCCGCGGACAGCTCGTCGTAGCGCGCCTGGAGGGACTGCCGGATCTGGTCGATCTCCGCCTGGGAACGGGCCGTTCCGACCGTGTCGTGGACGAGCATCGCTGCCTGCCTTTCCTGGCGTCTGGTCAACCGGGGAGCCCGGTGCACCTGGCCCCGGTCACGGTCGCGTCCGGTGCACGGGCGGTCACCCGTGCTCTGTGAGCCGGGCGATTACCCGCGGTGGGAGTCGACCAAACCGCCGATTTCGCCGGTCTCAGCCGGCCTCCCACGACTCCACGATTGCGGGGTGGCGGGGGTCGTCGACCCGGACCACGACGTCGGCGAAGGAGGCCGGCACGACCTCCTCGGCGTACCGGTCGAACGCTGGCAGCGTCCAGCGCTGTTCGGGGTCGGTGCGGCGGCGCAGCGCGGCCGGCGAGAGCGCCAGGTGGACGGTCACGTCGAAGGGCAGCCCGCCGCCGAGCAGCAGCGACCCGCTGACCAGCACCACCCCGCCGGGCGGCAGCGGGACGTACCCGGCCCGGCTGGCCCGGTCCGCCGCGGCATCCCAGAGCGAGGGCAGCAGCTCCCCGGAGCCGCCCGGGCCGGCCGGGTCGAGGACTTCGCGGCGAAGCCCGGCCTCGTCCATCCACCCCTCGTAGTACGCGTCCGGGTTGGTGCGGCCGTGCTCCAGCCGGAGCGACGCGGGGCGCAGGAAGTCCGCGGCGAGCACGTGCAGCACCGGATGCCCACGGGCGCGCAGCGGGTCGACCAGCGCGGCCGCCAGGTCCTCGGGACGGGCGGCGGCGGGACCGTCCACGCCGACCCGCAGCCGGCCCGCGTCGGCCGTCGCGACCCGGTCGGCCTGCTCGGCCAGCCGGTCGGTCAGCTCGGTGACGAGCAGCTCGGGCGAGATGGGACGGACGCGCACCCGACCATCCTGCCGTCCGGGTGGAAGGCCGTGGTCGACGGGGCGCGGGTGGGCGGTGCGAGCCGGGTGGGCGGAGCGGTCAGCCGTTGCGTTCGACGGTGACCCGGGCGTCGTCGGCGAGCCGGTAGCCGACGCCGTAGACCGTGGTGACAAGGGGGACGTCGACGCCGACCTTGCCGCGCAGCCGACGCACGTGCACGTCGACGGTGCGTACGCCGGCGTGCTCGTAGCCCCAGACCGCGTTGAGCAGTTGGAGACGGGTGAACACCCGCCGGGGATGCGCGACCAGGTGCAGCAGCAGGTCGAACTCGAGCCGGGTCAGCGGCAGCGGCTCGCCGTCGCGCAGCACGGAGCGGGACGAGGCGAGGATGTGCAGGGCCGGCATCGTCGGGGCGAGCGGCCGGGGCGGCACCCGGTTGGCCGGCAGCGGCTCCGGCCGCCGCTCCAGGGGGACGTTGCTGGAGATCACGCACTCGCCGCGCTCGAGCATCTCCCGGGCGGCCTCGAGCAACCGGCGGGCCGGCGGGGTCAGCGACTCCTCGGCGGCGAGCGGGATGGAGAGCGTCACGGTGAGCACGGGCGCGGCCGTGTTCGCCGGCCGGCGCTGGCCGCCCGGGGGACGACCGGGGACCGCGGGTTGGGACGTATGCCATCCGGCGCGCGACGAGGCGGGGCTGACCGACATGGTCCTCCTTGGCTGGTCCGGGTATCTCCCCACGGCCCGGGACGCCGCTTCATCGATGCTTCCCGGCGCCCGTGCGAGGGTCAAGGGGCGGCTGCGTTGCATGAATGTGACAATTGACGAACACATCGGAGCCGGATGCTCGCTCTGCGTACGAGGCCTGATGATTACAGCAGAGCCGTCGAGATGACCCGATACGGGGGGTGCCCGCCCGGTTCACGTTCCGCGTCCGGGGCCACGCACCGCACCGGCGAGGCGTGGCCGACCTGGGTCGGGCGCGCTCCCATGTGGAGCGGGGCGTCACGGGGGCGGGACACGTCGCGCGGCGGCACGCCGACGCGGCGCGCCCCGCGGACCGGGCGTGCCGCGTCGGCGTGGTCGTGCGGGTCGGCGCTCAGCGGCTGCGGTCCACGTCGATCCGGGCGTCGTCGGCGAGCCGGTAGCCGACGCCGCAGTTCTGGAGCGGGCCGGTCCGGTCCGGTCGGCGCGGACCGGCGGGTGGGGCCGCGGGGAGCTGGCGACGACGGACATGGTGCCTCCTGTGACGGCGGTACGCCCGCCACGCCCGGTGGAGCGTGGCGGTTCAGCGGAGCGCCCGGCCGGCGGTCACCGGGGACGCGAGAGGGGACGGGGGCAGGGCGGTCGGGCCGAGGGCGGGCAGGCCGGCGATCCGCCAGGCGGCGAACCCGCCGACGACGTCGGTGGCCCGGCGCAGCCCGAGGTCCTGGAGGGCCGCGGCGGCGAGCGACGAGGTGTAGCCCTCCTGGCAGATGATCACTACGGGCAGGTCGTAGCCGACCGCCTGGGGCAGCCGGGCCGGGCAGCGCGGGTCGAACCGCCACTCGAGGACGTTGCGCTCCACCGCGAGCGAGCCCGGCACGGCGCCGTGCGCGGCCCGCTGGGCGGCCGGGCGGATGTCGACGAGCAGCGCCCCCGACCGGTACGCCAGGTGCGCCCGCTCCGGGTCGAGCCGGTCGAGCCGGGCCCGGGCGTCGGCCAGGATCTCCTCGATGCCACGCGAGCCCGGCGGCGGCGCCGGGGCCGGACAGCGGGTGGCGCTGGACTGGTGCATGGTCGGTTCCTTCCGATCAAGCGGGCGGGTGGAGGGGCGGCGGGCCCGGGCGCGGACGTGGCGCGCCCCGGTCGGCCGTGGTCACCAGGCGATGCCGGCCTCGGCCACCTCGGCGACCCGGAGCCGGCCGTCGGCGAGCGCGTAGCGGGTCATCCGCCGCAGGGCCGGGCGGTAGACGTGGACGCTGACCGCCGGCACGTCGCCGCGGTTGGTGACCTGGTGCACGTGCCGGACGCCGAAGCGCCGACCACTGCCGGCGGCGAGCCGGTGCGCGCGCAGCCGACCGCCGCCGACCGTCTCCTCGTTGAGGGCCCCGGCGAGGACCACGAAGGCACCCGCCGAGCCGCCGTGGTCGTGCAGGTCGGTGCCCTGGCCGGGCAGCCAGCTCAGCGCCCACACCTCGTGGTCTGCGGCGACGGCGAGCCGGGCGTACCAGCGTTCGGCGGGGTCGAAGCGCAGCGGCACCGGCCAGCCGGCCGGATCGGCCGCCCACCGGGCGGCGACGGCGAGCAGGTCGGGCTCCGGGCGGTCGCGCTTCATCGGGCTTCCTCGCGGGTCGTGCGGTACGGTCACCTCACCCTAGACGGTAAACCCTATCGGTTTAGTAGGTAATCCGCATGCTGGGACGCGCCGGGCCGCTCGCCCTGGTCAGCGGCGCGTCGGCGGCTCCACGCGGTAGCCCGGCACCGACGGCCAGCGGACCGTGAGCACCACCGACTCCTGTTCCGCGTACCAGCTGTGGTCGACGCCCCGCCCCCACACCACGTAGTCACCGGGAGCGCCGAGCACGACCGTGCGGTCCGGCAACTCGACCCGGAACCGGCCGCTGACCAGCACCAGCAGGGCGGTGCGCCGCTCGCCGGTCGCCCAGCGGGCACGCGCCTCCCCAACCGGATGCACGCCCCACTTCACCTCGACGTCGGTGCTGTGCCGCGGGTCGCCCGGCGGCATGAAGTGCCCCAGCAGCCAGCCCGCGTTGCGCGCGCCGTCGGCGCCCGCGTTGCCCACGTACACCCGCTCGTCCATGATCCTCCCGGCCGAGGACCGTACCAGCCGCGGATCCGCCTAACCTGGACCGGTGAGCGAGGAACTCGACGCCGAGACGCTGGCGTTCGCGCACCGGATGTTCGACCTGGCGCGGGCCGGCGCGACCGACGACCTGGCCGGCTACGTGGACGCTGGGCTGCCGGTCAACCTGACCAACGACAAGGGCGACACGCTGCTGATCCTGGCTGCCTACCACGCGCGTCCGGATACCGTGGCCGCGTTGCTCGCGCGGGGCGCCGACCACACCCGCGCCAACGACCGCGGGCAGACCGCACTGGCCGCGGCGGTCTTCCGCAGCAGCGCCGACGGCGTACGGGCCCTGCTCGACGCCGGCGCCGACCCGGAGCACGGCAACCCGTCGGCCGTGGACACCGCCCGCTTCTTCGACCTGCCGGAGATGCTCGCCCTGCTGCGGACCGGCTGACACCCGGCGGCGCGACGCCGCGCCCGGTATACAGGGGCGGTGGAGGATCCGCTGCCCGAGCAGATGCGCGCGGCCGGCACCGTGCTGCTGGCCTCGCTCGACGAAGAGGCGCGCGCCCGTGCCGCGTACCGCTTCGACGACGACGCGGCGCGGCGCTGGCTGGAGTACCGGCCCCGGCCGAGACCCGGCGTCTGCCTCGCCGACCTGGACGTCGCCGGCCGCAAGGCCGCACACCGGCTGCTCGCGACGGCGCTGAGCCCGGCGGCGTACGCCCAGGCGATGGCGATCGTCGCGCTGGAGGAGGTGCTGGACCGGGCCGAGGGTTGGCGCCGGGGCCGGCACAGCGGCGACTACTGGGTGGCGGTCTTCGGCGACCCGGAGCGGGACGACCGCTGGGCCTGGCGGCTGGAGGGACACCACCTGTCGGTGAGCATGACGGTGGTGGACGACCAGGTCTCCCCCGCGCCCCTCTTCCTCGGCGCCAACCCGGCGGTGGTCCGGCACGCCGGCTACCCGGTCTCCCGCCCGCTCGGCGCCGAGGAGGACCTCGGCCGCGCCCTGCTGGACGCGATGGGTCCGGCCGGCCGCGCCGCCGCGATCGTCGCCGACGAGGCGCCCGGGGACATCATCAGCGCCACCCGGCCCCGGGTCGACGGGCCCCTGGAGCCGCTCGGCGTGCCGGCGGACCGGCTCGGCCCGACCGGCCGGGCGCTGCTCGACCAGCTGGTCGCGGTCTACCTCGACCGGCTGCCGCCGGAACTGGCGATCCGGGAGGCGGGTCGGCTCGACGGTCGCGCGCTGCACTTCGCCTGGGCCGGCCCGACGTGCCCCGGGCAGCGTCACTACTACCGCGTCCAGGGCGACGACCTGCTGATCGAGTACGACAACACCTCCGACGACGGCAACCACGCGCACACCGTGCTGCGCCGCCCGACGAGCGACTTCGGCGAGGACGTCCTGGCCGCCCACCACCAAACCCACCCCCACCCCCACCCCTGACACGCCCCTGACCCACCCCACCCCCACCCCCGGCCTCAGGGCGTCGATCATGAGGTTGACGGCAGGAAACCAGGCGATTCTCGCCGCAGACCTCATGATCAACGCCGATCCGGCGGGGGCGGGAGGGGGATCCGTCAGGGGCGGTGGGCTTCGATCAGGAAGCGGCGGGCGTGGGCGACGAAGGGGCCCTCGGCCCGGATCCGCCGGTGCAACGCGAGCAGTTCGGGGCGGTACCGGTCGACGGTGAAGCCGGGGACCGTCCAGACGACCTTGCGCAGGAACCAGACCACCGCGGCGATGTCGTGGAAGACCGTACGCAGGGTGGCCTCCCGCAGGTCGACCACGGTCAGGCCGGCGGCCCGGGCGGTGGCCACCGCCTGGTCCGGGTGCCGCTGGGCGGGCGGCGGCAGCGGGCCGAGGATCGCCTCGCTGAGTTCCCGCACGGTGCCCGCCCCGATCTGCTGGGACAGGAAGGTGCCCCCGGGCCGGAGCACCCGGGCGGTCTCCGCCCAGTCGGTGCGCACCGGGTGCCGGCTGACCACGAGGTCGAACGAGGCGTTCCGGAAGGGCAGCGGGGCGTCCGGGGTGACCGCCACGACGGTGGCGCCGAGGGGGCCGAGCGTCCGCCGGGCGACGGCGACGTTCGGCGGCCAGCCCTCGGTGGCCACCAGCAGCCGGGGCGGCCGGGGCATCTCGGCGAGCACCTCGCCGCCGCCGGTGTCCACGTCCAGCGCCGCGTCGGCGTCCGCCATCCGGGCGGCCACCAACCGGGCGTACCCCCAGGGCGGGCGTTCCTCGGTGGCCCGGCCGGCCAGCCAGTCGAAGGCCCAGCCCTCGACCGGCGCGGCCGCGCCCTCGGCGATCAGCCGCGCGAAGTCCGGGTCGGTGGTCACTGTCTCCACCCGGGCGAGCCTGCCCGCCCGGGTCCGCGCGGGCAACGGATTTCGGAACGCCGCGTCAGGGTCGGGGCGGGATGATCTCGGCGGTCGAGCCGGCGACGCCGGGCAGGGCGTCGAAGGTCGTCGCCTCGGCGCGGCCCTCGTCGAACTGGCGCACCAGTCGCGCGCCGAGCCGTACACCTACCCCGCCGACGGCGAGGGCGATCACCTCGGTCACCAGCAGCACGACCGACGCGCCGCGCTGCGGTGAGTCGGCCCGGATCAGGCAGGACACCAGGAACAGCCCGGCCATCGCCACGTTCACCAGGTTGAACGTGACCGCGGTACGGCGGGTGCGGCCGCCGGGCACGTCCCACAGGTCGACCATGCCAGCCACCGCGGCCAGCGCGGCGGCGACCAGGGCGGCCACCGCCGTCCAGTAGCCGACCTCGCCGAGGAAGGCGGGCCCGCCCAGCACGTCGGTCAGGTCGAAGACGAGAGCGCTGACGAAGAGCCCGTACGGGAACGTCACCAGCATCGGTTGGATCGGGTGCCCCTCGACCCGCAGCCGGCTCTCCATCGTGCCCTCCCCTGGTCGGCTCAGCTCCTGAGCTCAGGGTGCTACCCGGGCGCACCCGGGGCGAAACGGCACGGGACCGGACGCACCCACCCGCGCGAGTCAGCTCTCCCGGGGGCGGGAGACCGTGCGGACCAGCCGCTCGGCCACCTCGCGCAGCGGGATGTCGAGCGAGGACGCGGCGCTGCGCAGCACGTCGAGCGCCTCCTCGGCGAGGCAGCCACGCTGCGTCATGATCACCCCGATGGCCTGTGCGACCACGCCGTCGTGCAGCAGCGCGGCGTCCCACTCACCGGCCAGCTTGAGCTGGCGGGCCCGGTCCCGGACGGCGGCCAGCAGCAGGCCGGCGTGCTCGGCGAGCAGCATGGCGGTCAGCTGGTGCTGGGTGGTGAGCACGTCGGAGGTGCCCGCGTACAGGTTGATCGCGCCGATCACGTGGTCGTCGACGTCGAGCGGGGCGGAGATCACGCCGCCGACGCCGAGGTCGACGGCGCGGGGCGTCCAGTCCGGCCAGCGCCGCTCCCGGCCCAGGTTCTCCGACAGCACCATCTCCCGGCGCCGGATGGCGTCCATGCCCGGCGAGTCGGGGTCGTGCCGGGGATCGTCCAGGCCGGCCAGCCGCGGGTCGGAGGCCGCGCCGCCGGCCGGCTGACCGGCGCGCAGCACGGTGAAGCCGCACCAGCTCACGCCGGCCACGGCGTCCCGGCTGATCCGGACCAGCGCGGTCAGCGCCTCATCGAAATCGGTCACGGCGATCAGGCCGGCGGTCAGTTCGCGCAGCAGCGCGGCGGTCTCCAGCGCCCCGACGGTAGCCACCACCGGTTGGGGTGTCTCCAGGTTCACCGGCGGAGCGCCTCCGCCTTCACGCGTGCCTCGGCACGCCCGGCCGATGCCGTCACCTGTGTCATCGTCTGCTCTCTCCCGAGTCTTCGGACCCGGCCTACTACCCGAGCGAACACGGGTCGAAACGGGCGCAAACGGAGGTCCGGCCGGCGGGGTAGCGCCGGCCGGAACCCCGTGGAGATCAGCGGGAGGCGCCGGTGAGCCGTCGCCCGACCGAGGCGATCAGGCGGTCCAGCTCCGAGCCGAACGGGTTGTCGTGCACCAGGTAGGTCCAGGTGGCGCTGGGGCGGACCAGCGTGGCCTCGGCCGGCTCCCAGTCCTCGTCGAATTCGGTCTCCGTGAACGTGGCGATGGTGCGCGCCTCGATCTCCGGAACGAGCGCGTTGAACGCCGGCACGGCGGCCCGGTGGAACTCGTCGAGCGGGTCCAGCCGGCCCAGCGCGCGCAGATGCACGCCCTCGCGGACCTCGGACAGCTCGGCCAGGTGCTCGGCCCAGAGCCGGTCGAGG from Micromonospora sp. WMMD812 harbors:
- a CDS encoding rhodanese-like domain-containing protein, translated to MHQSSATRCPAPAPPPGSRGIEEILADARARLDRLDPERAHLAYRSGALLVDIRPAAQRAAHGAVPGSLAVERNVLEWRFDPRCPARLPQAVGYDLPVVIICQEGYTSSLAAAALQDLGLRRATDVVGGFAAWRIAGLPALGPTALPPSPLASPVTAGRALR
- a CDS encoding DUF72 domain-containing protein, whose protein sequence is MGDIKVGTASWTDRTLLDSGWYPQTADTPEKRLAYYARQFPLVEVDATYYSPPAERTAKLWAERTPAGFTFNIKAFSLLTGHPTKVSALYKDLRPETDKRNIYPDALPAQAYEEVWTRFLSALDPLVEAGKLGALLFQFPPWFTIKRENKQYLLEVAKRCDPLRPVYEFRHASWFDGANRDETLAFLRKHRLPYVCVDMPQGHRSSVPPVLAATADLAVVRFHGHSDKWTSTDIHEKFGYRYADRELRDWAPRLRELADSTERTHVLMNNCYRDYAQTNAATLAGLLGTD
- a CDS encoding uridine kinase produces the protein MRVRPISPELLVTELTDRLAEQADRVATADAGRLRVGVDGPAAARPEDLAAALVDPLRARGHPVLHVLAADFLRPASLRLEHGRTNPDAYYEGWMDEAGLRREVLDPAGPGGSGELLPSLWDAAADRASRAGYVPLPPGGVVLVSGSLLLGGGLPFDVTVHLALSPAALRRRTDPEQRWTLPAFDRYAEEVVPASFADVVVRVDDPRHPAIVESWEAG
- a CDS encoding winged helix-turn-helix domain-containing protein gives rise to the protein MSVSPASSRAGWHTSQPAVPGRPPGGQRRPANTAAPVLTVTLSIPLAAEESLTPPARRLLEAAREMLERGECVISSNVPLERRPEPLPANRVPPRPLAPTMPALHILASSRSVLRDGEPLPLTRLEFDLLLHLVAHPRRVFTRLQLLNAVWGYEHAGVRTVDVHVRRLRGKVGVDVPLVTTVYGVGYRLADDARVTVERNG
- a CDS encoding TraR/DksA C4-type zinc finger protein gives rise to the protein MLVHDTVGTARSQAEIDQIRQSLQARYDELSAEYEQAVLQSQVLRLVEVGDTAGDDQADSGTKTAERDTAQSLLRTILDRRAQYEHALGRLEEGTYGFCEGCSAPIPVERLEIFPSATTCVSCKQTRERRAA
- a CDS encoding DUF2267 domain-containing protein — protein: MAEQLISAFESSLDKTNLILKDIENAYGWPKEQRNQSYAALRTVLHLLRDRMPVQESVEFAQQLPILVRGIYFDGWKPSDVPVKLNRDDFLYEVRQGFPYDVEGGTERVVQVVLDTLRQHVTQGEWQEVKDTMPRSLAKMMP
- a CDS encoding cysteine dioxygenase family protein, with protein sequence MKRDRPEPDLLAVAARWAADPAGWPVPLRFDPAERWYARLAVAADHEVWALSWLPGQGTDLHDHGGSAGAFVVLAGALNEETVGGGRLRAHRLAAGSGRRFGVRHVHQVTNRGDVPAVSVHVYRPALRRMTRYALADGRLRVAEVAEAGIAW
- a CDS encoding DUF3500 domain-containing protein, whose translation is MEDPLPEQMRAAGTVLLASLDEEARARAAYRFDDDAARRWLEYRPRPRPGVCLADLDVAGRKAAHRLLATALSPAAYAQAMAIVALEEVLDRAEGWRRGRHSGDYWVAVFGDPERDDRWAWRLEGHHLSVSMTVVDDQVSPAPLFLGANPAVVRHAGYPVSRPLGAEEDLGRALLDAMGPAGRAAAIVADEAPGDIISATRPRVDGPLEPLGVPADRLGPTGRALLDQLVAVYLDRLPPELAIREAGRLDGRALHFAWAGPTCPGQRHYYRVQGDDLLIEYDNTSDDGNHAHTVLRRPTSDFGEDVLAAHHQTHPHPHP
- a CDS encoding cupin domain-containing protein; this translates as MTHIDPPGGHGRPAVSSVSAAEALARCVSVEPAKFAAAHWGQTPLLSRADELPNAAGFTDLFSPADADELLSRRGLRTPFLRIAKDGDLVPSARWTGGGGAGAEIGDQVLDERVLEQYAGGATLVLQGLHRTWPALIDFARDLGLALGQPLQVNAYLTPPGNQGFATHYDTHDVFVLQVDGRKHWRIHPPVLPDPLERQPWGGRADEVGATAQGPAALDVVLAPGDALYLPRGWLHSAQAQETSSLHLTVGIRALTRYALVEELLALAAEDRRLRASLPFGIDVADPDAVEPELTETVEALRDWLLRADPVAVAGRLRQRAWPAARPAPIRPLAQAAALAALDADARLSPRAGLRWQLVAQDADRVGLRLFDRTIALPAQCGPAVDALLTGPVTRVGDLPGLPDDADRLVLARRLLREAVVVPA
- a CDS encoding ankyrin repeat domain-containing protein, encoding MSEELDAETLAFAHRMFDLARAGATDDLAGYVDAGLPVNLTNDKGDTLLILAAYHARPDTVAALLARGADHTRANDRGQTALAAAVFRSSADGVRALLDAGADPEHGNPSAVDTARFFDLPEMLALLRTG
- a CDS encoding signal peptidase I; translation: MDERVYVGNAGADGARNAGWLLGHFMPPGDPRHSTDVEVKWGVHPVGEARARWATGERRTALLVLVSGRFRVELPDRTVVLGAPGDYVVWGRGVDHSWYAEQESVVLTVRWPSVPGYRVEPPTRR
- a CDS encoding DUF72 domain-containing protein, with amino-acid sequence MKRMILVGTSGWQYRDWRERFYPAGLPQRLWLEHFAERFATVEVNNAFYRLPERDTFAAWRARTPDDFCVAVKMSRYLTHVKRLREPAEPVARFLDRATALGDRLGPVLLQLPPNLPADVPALDATLRLFPADVRVAVEPRHPSWWTAATRTALERRRAALVWADRRGRPVAPLWRTTDFGYLRLHEGRARPHPRYGRAALASWVRRVADTFGDVPAYVYFNNDPGGAAVVDATVFADLARHVGHPVGRVPVA